GACTTGCGAGGGCTTAAATCACCTTCACAGTGCTCCAGATAACCCTATTTTCCATCTGGACTTAAAGCCTGCTAATATACTGCTAGATAAGAGCATGACACCCAAAATTGCAGATCTTGGTTTGTCACGGGTTTTTGCTTCATCAGAAACACATCAAACAGAGATTGTCAAAGGAACACAGTAAGTTGATGTCTCATGTTTGAAGCCGTTTATTTTAATAAAATCCTTTTAGCAAAGTTTTGCACTACCTATGAATATGTGATGGTTATGATATCATGCAGTGGGTGTATGCCACCGGAATACGTAGCCCATGGCGTTATATCAAAGAAGTTTGACGTGTTCAGTTTTGGCGTCATAATTATAAAGATGGTGGCTGGAAATACTGTATATTCCCGTTGTTCTGACATGCCTCCCAAGGAGTTTATTAAGCTTGTAAGAAAATCCTATGCAactttctcaaaagaaaaaaaatcctctaTCTAACCATGAACATACATTGTACTCTGCACATATTCGAAAACTGGACCATAAGTTTATTTGGGAGTACAACTTTACTTACTGCGCCATGCTTGCGTTGCGTGCAGGCAAGTGAAAACCGGACCAAAAGGTTGCAGGCGATGCCGGGCTCATACTCATCACACGAAGTAGACATCCTACGAGTCACTAAGTGTGTTGAGATTGCATTAAGGTGTGTGGACAAGGATCGAGATAAAAGGCCTTGTATAAAGGATATTGTCCAAGAACTTGAGGAACTAGAAGCAGAGATACAAAAAATGTTACCAACTTCTGATCTTTCAGAAGACCTAACTCTCCAGGTAGGCATGAGGGATTCATCACTGCAAAGGCATGGCTGCATGTGTTGGGTGCCACTCCTCTTGTACTGTCCCTGTAGCTTTTGCCAATGTTTTCCAGTCCTCTGTTTCAGCATTTTTGGCGTGTCAGTTTTCTGTCTGAACTTGTATCCACGTAATAATGTGATTGCTATCGGCCGCACTAATTTGCTTATTCTTCTTTTCGTTGCAGAGAAGCCGCGACACCAACGTTGTGTCAGTGGATCCGACGCTGGAGATGCGGTTCCTCTTCGAGCCAAGGAAGGACGTATCATGCTGCCTGCAGCTGACCAACAAGACGGACGACTTCATTGCGTTCAACGTGAAGATGAATCAAACCAAGTACCACGCAAGGCCGAGCAGAGGAACCATGCCGCCGTGTTCGAAGAGGTACATTGCCATAACGCTGCGAGCGCAAGCGGCGGCACCGCTCAACATGCGATGCCACGACATGCTCCTCGTGCAGAGCACCCGCATCGACCAAGAGTTAGCATCTGATCATGAGGAGATTGATTATCAAGAATTGTTCAAGGCGGCCATGACGGATAAGGTGGTTGATGTGGTGAAGCTACCCATTGTTTATGTTACAGCGGACCAATAGTCTCCTACGCGGAACTGAGAAAGCGAGAATGTCTCAGGTGGTAAAATGGACGTGTTGGTGATTAAATTCAGACAATTACTGAGTTGTTATTTGCAAAAGGGTGTTTCTCTTTGAGGTCTATTTAATTGCTTCGTCTTCAATTTTGCTGTCTTGAATTAGCAGCTACTAAAAACACTAATTTCTATCTGTGGAAAGTACAGAAGACATATTAATCCAAACAAGAAATAATCGCAAGGGTCCATCAATAAGGAAAGCTTGCATATGTGTTGCAGAGGTAACACACTGAATAGAACAGATCCACAACATTGAAGATTACAGTATCTTGACTTGCTAAAAGAGCGCAATCATCATGCTATATAAGTGTTTGTTTCTCAGAAAAGGTGCCTCAGGGTGTAGCATGAGCAAAGCATTATTGTCTCAGGGTGCCTCAGGGTGCCTCAGGGTGCCTCAGTGTTTCTACCATCATCTTGCTACTCAACACAAAAGAACAACAGAATGCTTCTAAAAAAAATAGAATGTGGAACATCAAAACTAATAACTCTGATTTGGGCACACATTATTGTCTATGAATGTTGTGTCGCTTTTCACCCTCTTACACGGCATTTttttactacaaaactactatcgCTGCCACCTCAAACTGATGGTCTTCATCATGTCTTTCCCTATTCTAAAGCCTGGAGTAAATTACTTTTGCACTAGCTAGGAGATGGAATGGTTATCTACATCCTACAAGGTAGCATCGTTGATACACACAGCACAAGGCAGCTTTCTGAGTTGCATCAATCAAAAACGGATCTGACTCATAAGCCAAATTTTGCCGCATTAACTGTAGCAACTGATCTGCCTCCCCAAGTTTGAAATTGACACCTAGAATAACACCTTTTGAATCATCAGGAATAAAGGTTGAAGGAGGCGAGTCGGAAACTCTGAAACCAATTTGCAACCGGCATATTCAGATGAGTTGCAGTCGGAGAGAAGCACGACGGACTGCGACTCTGCCTGCATTGCAACAGCAGCGCCCCGCTGACGCCGTATCTTCTGACAGTGCCACGCTCCAGTCCAGTACATTTTGGCTAGGACCGGGCACAGACATACTGGTCGGCACTGGCCAGCGCGTTACTTCACAGCTAGTCTGGCCTCCCTGATTGAAAGGAAACTCTGAATCTGTTTCATGTGTGATTTGATTGTTTTATGCGCAGTTTGTCCAGAATTTAACTTTTGTTTAGGGGAGTCCAGAATTTAACGAACCCATGATGCAATGGGAGGGAGTGTAACACCCTACACAACCCTGGATCACATTGGCACTGGTGTTATGCGCTGTTGTACGTGGGCAGTGGTCCGAGTCGACATGGGCTGGTGGCACTGATCATAGCCTACAAAGCATCGCATGTTGGCCCAGTCCCGACGCCGAGTACTTCCGGCGACGGTGATATGACCGACGACAAACGACGATGACGAACCAACGCTACCTACTGAACTGCTCCTGCCGATGCAATCGCGACGAAGTCTCTTTACGTCGAGATGCACCGCACCACAGAAAGCTTCAACTAGCTGATGTACCGCAGTGCAGAGCTAGCCGTCCGAGCTGATTGATTTTGCTCCACGCCTAAACACCTATGTACGCAACAGCCTTTGGGCTTAATACTCAATGCAAGCACAAAAGACTCGGCGTATTGCCAAAGGCTCGTATCGAGCCTTATTACTTTATTAATCAACTCAACTCACGGTTACAAGGATAGGGGTACACCTATATTTATACTAGCTAGAGCACAAAACCAGTCGGACTAGATGGCCAACACGTATACTACTTGAACACGGATAGCTGCACGTAGCCGGACTCGGGATTAACTCCAACATTCACCCCCTAATCACGACGTCATTATGTCACAGTTCCGACGCCAATCCTTCTTCCCATCTACAAAAACTTCTCTCGATCCAAAGCCTTTCTTAGCATATCCGCCATCTGATCATCGGTGCAACCGTAGTTGACCTTCATCTAACCTTCTTCTACGCAGTCCTTTATGTAGTGATACACCGTATCTATGTGCTTGCTCCTATCATGCCGCACTGGGTCTTCGCGTAGAAAACTTTCAGACTTGCTATCAACATTGAGCACCACCTGTTCCGGATCTCGATCCAAGAGATCACCGTGTAGCCTCCCTAGCCACACACCTTGACACGCCGCAGCGGCCGCTGCAATATACTCTATTGCATCAACGACAGTTACTTTACTCTTCTTGCTTAGCTCAAGACGAGGTTTCATTGGAGAGTCATttggattgcaatctttcatgccatAGCTTTCAAGTATCTTCCTTGCATATGCCTCCTGGCATAGTGTGACCCCCTCCGTCTTTTGATGTACCTCTATCCCGGGGTAGTAGCTCAAAAGACTTAGATCATCCATCTTGAAAAGCTCTTTCATCTGTAGCTTGAACTTTGCAATCACCTCTTCATCTGCTCCAGTTATCAATAGGTCGTCGACGTAGATGCCAACTAGTAGACGATCCTTTCCCTCACCTCTCTTGTACATTGCATGCTCTAGTGGGGCTTTCTCAAATCCAAGAGAAATCAATGTTCGATCAAGTTTGACGTTCCACTCCCGAGGTCCTTGCCATAGCCCATACAAGATTTTATGTAACTTAAGTACCTTGTGctcttctccctctttgatgaaACCCAGTGGTTGATTCACATACACGTCTCCTTCTATCTCGCTGTTCAAAAACGCAGATTTTACATCCATGTGATGTACTTTCCATGATTCCTGAACCGCGAGAGCGATGAGTAATCTCACCGACTCCATCTTTGCAATGGGAATGAACACTTCTTCGAAGTCCATACTTTCCCCTTGCACATACTCTTTGGCCACAAACCTCGCTTTGTGCTTCATGCACCCTTCAACATCTTTCTTGACCTTAAATTCCCACTTCAAATCCATGGCATTTTCATTGTCGTTGGGTGGAGGATCCACGAGCTCCCATGCATTGTTATCGTGGATCAACCTCAACCCCGCTTCCATAGCCCGACGCCAACACTCCTTCGTATTTGCGTCCTTAATTTCCGCCGGTTCCTTGGCACTTGTTAGACACCGTCGCCCACTCTTTTCCTCCATCACCGGGTCAAGCGTCCGAAGAATTTTCTCCGAATATGGGTGTAACACCGGTTGTGGCAATATGGATGTGGGTGTTGGTGCATTCTCCTCCATTGCTGTCCGAGGAGACGTCTCATTTTCTACTTTGCACATTTCTTTTGGCATTGTAAAAATCCCAGCCCAAGCTCCACGTGTAGCACCCCTTGGGTTGCTAGCATGGCCACCGCGTGAAGCCAGTGCACCCCGTGCACATAGAATTGCCGCTGCATCTTCGTCTCCATATTCTGGCCATTCTGGCCTCCACCTTTGCCTTGGTTGGGATAGACCACCACGTGATCCACCAGCTCCTGGTCCACTAGGACATAGTGGCATACCACTAACGCATGTACCGAGTATGCTGTTGTTGCTTCCTGGTGCACACGAAGTAGCACTTGGGTCACGCCCATCTTTGGTTTCTGGGCCATCTACACAGATGCCCGTGGCCTGTACTTTCGGCCTACTCAGCAAAGCATCAGACCGAGCGTTGGCGTTGCTTTTGCCTTCGATCTCGGTTCCTTCTTCTGTTGTGTTGCCTGCTGCTTCTTCTGATGGTGCCCTGGCTGAATATCCTCCAAGCATCGTGGATGTGACCATTGCAGTAGCATCGACATAAGTTCTCGGATTACCATCGATGTCTGCAGCAAGATTGCTTTTCCATGGCCGACCACACGCGGCAATCGCTGCGTCCGCTCCAGCAAAGTTAGCACTTATGCCCGTAACATCACCGTAAGCTTCGGAATCACCGCCTATGTCCGTATCATCGACATGAGTTTCCGAACCATGATCTTGATAGTGAACTTTTTCTTCACGGAGCATGACAATTTCTTTAGCCGACGCTTGAAGAACCGGATCCACCTTGTCCACCAGTTCGCACATCAACATCATGTCACTTTCATCTCCTTGCTGGGCCATGAGCGCCTTCTGCTTCGGTGCTTCCTCGCTGTTAGCCTTGAAGTGACCGAGGAGGCCGCAGTTATAACACCTAACTTTCCTGATGTCAAACTTTCCCCTCGGTGGTGGTGCAGCCTCATCGCCTGAGTCTTTGTCCGAGTCAGCGAAGTTCTTTCTCGCCGAACGCTGcttccccttcttcttgctgcTGCTCCTGGATCCGCCTTGCTTTTCCTTTGACAAAGCGACCCATTGTGCCCTTGTGAGCATCACAAGCTCGTCGTTCCTCCCGTCCCTAAGACTGTACCGCATCCTCTCATCGTGAGCCTTGTACCGTCCGACAAGATCGTCGATGGAGAGAGTCGCGAGATCAACGCACTGCTCGATCGCTGTGACAATTTGCAGGTACCGGGGAGGTGCCGCGCGTAAGAACCGCCGGACAACCAAGGCCTCCGTGAGGTTCTCCCCAAGCGCGCGAATCCGATTGACGAGAGTAGCCACCCGTGAAGCGAACGCATCCACGGACTCATCATCGCCCATGACCAAAGTCTCGTAGTTCCTTAGGAGAGTTTGGAGATTGGCTTCCTTGACACGGGTGTGTCCCTCGAGCATGAGCTTCAGCGTATCCCACACCTCCTTCGCCGTTGCTTTGGCGATTAGGTGCTGGAGGACATACATCGGCATCACCGAGTAAATCGCCGACGCCGCTTGCCGATCCTTCCGGTGCTCGGCTCCCTCCTTCTTGAACGCGTCGCCTCCGGGATCCACCGCGTCCCATAGCTCGTTGGCGCGGAGACCACACTCCATGAGGGCCTTCCAGACCCCGAAGTTCTCGCGATCAAACTGTGGATACGACGAACTCGCCAGAGCAGCAATTACTTTAGCCGCACCGGAGTACTCCGCCAGCTGCTTGGTCTTCTCGTACTCCGCCATGATCCTCCGTTACTAGAagatcaaccttgctctagataccaattgttggcccaGTCCCGACACTGAGTACTTCCGGCGACGGTGATATGACCGACGACAAACGACGACTACCTACTGAACTGCTCCTGCCGATGCAATTGCGACGAAGTCTCTTTACGTCGAGATGCACCGCACCACAGAAAGCTTCAACTAGCTGATGTACCGCAGTGCAGAGCTAGCCGTCCGAGCTGATTGATTTTGCTCCACGCCTAAACACCTATGTACGCAACAGCCTTTGGGCTTAATACTCAATGCAAGCACAAAAGACTCGGCGTATTGCCAAAGGCTCGTATCGAGCCTTATTACTTTATTGATCAACTCAACTCATGGTTACAAGGATAGGGGTACATCTATATTTATACTAGCTAGAGCACAAAACCAGTCGGACTAGATGGCCAACACGTATACTACTTGAACACGGATAGCTGCACGTAGCCGGACTCGGGATTAACTCCAACATCGCAGAAGCATAACAGAGAGATCAAACCGAAGTCAATTGGCTGAAGCCTTCTTCTTCcttatctttttttttttgcgatccATACGAGAGATTCACCTCTTGCTCTTCTACGCTTGATTATGTGCTCTTCCCATCCTTGATTCTCTCTCTGGATTGTATCCCCTTGTGAACCTTGGTTTGGTGAATCTATTCATACACCGGGAACACTTGTATCCAATGATTTCTATTGTTTGGTATCAATTTGTTACGTCCTGATCCAGGGTCGTGACAGGGAGTTGAGAGTGAGACCCAGTGTGAGCATGATAAATTTTGTAATAATTGGCCTATGATTCCTAATATCATCCCAGGGAAGTGGGAACTGGCAAGAGGTTCTCTACTGGTACATACAGTGCAAGTCATACATTTCTTGGAAAATGCAGTGTTAAACCATCATCTGTCACGTTCAAGAGGAGGTTCCAGATACTGTCTTGTATAGGCTGTTGCAGCATCTTTAGGTTGTAGGAGTTGTTATCCCGAGGGACTGTAATGCAAGTCTATCCTCTATTTCCTTGTATCCCAAAATGTAACTCCAACAACCCTCCGTATGCATATCAGGGATAAGCCCCTGCCTATATAACATGAAGGCGCAGCCATGATCATGGCACGACGCTTACCACAAGTTCACATGCAGTTATAGCAATTGTTACAGGCCACGATTAGCGATGCAATCGGGTGATCACAACAAGTGAACTTAGTAAGCCTAGGACAATGTGGGAGATGGCTGATCAGCGATAACTGATTCTTGCAGTAAACTTAGGGCTGTGACCTCTGCTAATTTTTGCTTCAATCTCACACCCGCCCGATCTGTAGCTACAAGAATAATCAGCATCGGAAATTATGTACATAAGCTGCTCCAAGTTCTTTTGAAACCAGTTGACATCACTGATCCCACAATAAGCCTGCACATGTTAACAATAAAAggggttatatatatatatatatatatatatatatatatatatatatatatatatatatatatgtatataggtaaattgtttggggcacctaggtgcccaggcacctaggcgCGTTATGGCAAGTACTATTTATTAGTGCATGGTGTATAATTGACAAGATAATGACTTTCCATCTTTTGTTTGCATGTACTAGTATCTTAAATAGTCATGATTGTTTTCCATAACAAAAATAGTCTGAACACTTGTACTTGGATACGTATATATGTACATGTACGCGAGATAGCCACGTGTATATGCTATTAGACCGAAATACTAGTTAGTGGGTATTATACCTAATGCAAATTTGTATGCATTAATGTTATACCCAATAAAAATATACACATAAATATCATACATTTTAAGTACGTGTTGATGTTTATACCCAATGAAAATATACACATAAATGTACCTCGATGCGAATATATAAATACGCATAaacattgatgcatgatacacTTGCCATAAAAGTGCATGCATTATAATACCATACGTTTATTCCCATATATGATAAGAAGTCCTAGTTTCTTTTAAAATGTTTATTTATAATATACGCACTATAATACCTTGCCTTGTATTCTTAGCCGGAATACAATACGCATAAACATATACTGCATCCATCCTTTTTTTGCtattaaaaatttaaaaaaatcatgcaCGTAGTAAGAATTTGTCCTATGTATTATATACCTAACACAAAAAAATTATATACATATAATAATACATCTATGACAAAAACTTAGAAATGATATATCCATGTACGATAAGCGAAATGATATACCTAAGAAATATATGCCCCAAACATAACATACCCCAAGATGATAATTAATGTATGATAATAAGCAATATATTTTTAAGTGCATATTCAAGCCCTCGCAAAAAAATGTATATACAAAAAATGCATACCCTGACATGAAATTTATGTGTACATATCCACACATGTAAATAACCTGACGTGAAATTTATATGTAGATACCCAGACTTGAAATTTATGTGTACGTACCCTGATTTGAAATTTAGGTGTATGTAGTACACATCCATAACGGTACATACCTTAACTTCAAACTTATGTGTACGTATTCATAAATATAATACCCGACGTGAAATTGATGTGTACATACTCATAAATATACTTACCCTGATTTGAAATTTATATACACATGCATATAAATGTACATAACCCAATATAAAATTTATACGTACATACCCCGACGTGATTTTTTTTCACTACATACCCATAAAAATATACATACCCCACGTTAAATTTATGTATATAGGCACCGGTATATATTTATGTGTATATACTCTGATGCGAAATACATGTGTATATACCTGAACGTAAAATACATGTGTATATATTCTTAAGTGCCTGAATTTTTCTTAAATCCTTTCAGATCAACATCTAACCATCCTCATCTCCAAGTCACTGCATATatgttggtgttggctgtgtgcatcctagctatgcagaggccgggtgtactCATAATGCTTGTATTCTCTTGATGCTACCTTATGAATCAATAAAAtacaccctttatcgaaaaaaagtcACTGCATATTGTAACCTACGAACTAAAATGTTGCCTGGCGTCTGAGTAAATTTGCACTCATTCAGATACTGCAATTTTCGGCTAATTAATTTGCAGTTTAGGTGACAGAGATTTACATAAGTCCAAACAGCAAAAATTACAAAAACTGTGGGGGTGTGAAATGAAATCCAGTTGATAATAATTTCGTTAAATCTGCAGTCAAAGCAAGCCTTAGGATCTTAGACCTAACAGAGGCATTGGCATATCTGAGATAATATATGTAACTCCAGGATTAGAAATGTGCAGCTGTGCGGTTGCACATTTCAAACAATGAAGTTGCATACCATTTTAGAAAAATTTGAGGATGGAAGATGGGCAACCAATCGATCTAGAAATACAAATTTTCATGTTGCTTAGAAACAGAAAACCGGTTGAACTCAAGTAGGAATAATTGATTACAATTAGGATGTATATATGTACCTTATTGCGGTGCCAGAAACTACATGGGGTACTCCAGGCAACTATGTAGTCCTTATCTTGGCCATGTTTATTTTTCCCTCGGTACACGACAGCGGCTACCGAACCTGACGACTCGCCGGCCCGGTGGATGTGATGAAATGCTGCCCACTGGCCGTTGCCAATCGTAGCTGGGTATGGAGCCCCGCCGATGTGGCCAGACCAGTCGTAGTTGGCGACTTGGTAGAGGGTGTCTCCGGTCGCATTATACACATGGCACAACGTTGACTGTCCATTGCCGTAGAGGGACTTCAGACCCTTGACATACCTAGAAACTTCGTTGTCCTTGTCATGCTCGTCCACCAGGTTCCATGCCTCTCGCGCTCGATCCTCCCGTGTCTTGTGTTTGCCCATGTACCTTTCCATTTTATCCAACTTGTAGTTGTCGACTACTTCACCAAAGCAATTCTCTGTTTCGCTCACTTCTCTCTCCtgtttttcttctgcttctgtTATGTGAGTTTGCTGGCTTTCCTGCACATTTGGAGGCACATATTGGACAACCACCCACTTTGTATATAAACGGGTGTCTTGTGGACTGCATAGTTCATTTGGGAGATCCAAGAGCCAtaatgcagaggccaggggttatCCTCCTTCTCGAAAAAAATATAGCTTCCCACCAGGATAGACTGCTTGGTGTGctggcaatttttattttttatggaTGTAAATTTCTAGAAATAACATTTCAAGAAAATTTTAAACAATAGTTTCTTGTGAGAAAATATAGTTCACAACACAAACAAAGCTAATTGTTATACGAATGTTCAAATGCACCTTAATTCGCCTGGTTAAAGCTACCGGCGGATTTGGAATATCCCCTCTGTTTGACAATGCAAGTCATTTTCTTCAAGAATTATTGTTTCACAATCTAGCCCACTAAGGAATTGGAGATTCGGTTTCCCTCAAAATCTAGAAGCTAAAATCCTATCCGAAAAGGCATTACCTTACCAAATCAACAGTACTACCAAATCTATAATAATTTGGTTAAACAAGGGTGTTACATTATCAAGCATCCAAAGACACATTAACAAAAACATGTAAATAACTTTTATTTTATCCTTTCATTCAGATTTTCCCCGGCTTAATTAATTTTACAGAATCAATCTTTCAAGCACATGTATTCCCAATGTTGTAAGCGTTCTTCCCTGTAATTATTTTTTTCAGAATATAGTATGTCAGGATTGAACATATAAATTGTATGGCCATAGCCCATTGGCCAAATATTTCTAGGCAGGAAAATAATCATAGTAAAACACAGTTGTGCCGTTAATGATCGCACCTGGTTCTTTGTTGACCCAGGGTCCTTTAGTAGCGCATCAGGAAATTGACTTGCAGTTTCTGTCTCGTTTAGCTTATTAAGGATGTTTCCTATAGTCGGCCTTTTATGTCGGTCAACCTCCACACAAGTTAAAGCCATTTCAATGCACGTCTTTACTTGTATGCAATAGGACTCCAGTGCATTCACTGATGCTGCATGTAGCCTATTCCTCCAATTTCTATGTACCTGGTAATTTAAAACATACATGCAGTATATTAGCATAAATAAGTACCATTTTTCAAACATATACAACTAATGACGATAAAGGCAACTCCTTTTTCTTACAAGCTCAATGAATTGTTGGGAAGATATTTCAGCACTTTTTGAGTAGCCCATGGGTCCTGCCATTATCTTTATGATTATAACACCCAAGCTGAATATGTCCAATTTATTAGAAATTACATGATGATTTATATATTCCGGCGGTAAGTACCCACTGCATGACACATCATACATATTACTGATACCATGTGTCAAATGCAAACAAAATTACTTGATTACAAAAAAATTCAATTGACATGGAGAACAACTAAGCTTACATTGTTCCTACAGAACTTGTAGTGATACGCGTTCGTTCATCGATTAGCCTTGACAATCCAAAATCGCCAATTTTAGGCACGCAGTTCTCATCCAGCAATACATTGTCTGGTTTTAAGTCCAAATGAAACATCGGAGGTTCCAGTTCCTCATGAAGGTATTTCAAACCCTTGGAAATTCCTTTTATTATTGCGTAGCGTGTGTGCCAATCATGTCCACTAGATTCATCTATAGCAATGAAGAGCATCCACAAAAAGTTTATATTAAAGTATGATATTACATACTAATACAAGTAGAGAATTTTTTTTGAGGTAAATACAAGTAGAACATTATGCATCATACCAGAGAGATAATCATTAAGGCTTCCATTTTGCATATACTCGAAGCAAAGCGCCCTATGTGTCACTTCACCGAGAACCATTTTCCCATTGTATGGCACATATTCCCGCCGAGTTTCATTGCAATAGCCAACTAAACGCACAACATTCTTGTGTTGGAGAATTTCAAGGTTGTGATACTCCTTCTCAAATAGCTCATCATCAAGTCCTAGAATGGGATGAAGCATCTTCACAGCAATCTTCTCCCCATTCGCACGCAATCCCTATTCAATGTCTCACATGCTTGGTTTAATTTTCTACAAATGTAGCAATGTATATGACAAGTGTAAAGCACAAAATGGTACTCATGTTTGAATATGTGGTGACACAAATCGTGTACTGCTATACACTATTTGGTGCATGACAGATGAGCACAAAACAGTGCAAGATCTGACACCCAAGTGAATAGTTGCGAAGATCAGTAGAGACCAAAATAATGCATTCCTCATCTGTCTTT
The window above is part of the Triticum aestivum cultivar Chinese Spring chromosome 2A, IWGSC CS RefSeq v2.1, whole genome shotgun sequence genome. Proteins encoded here:
- the LOC123184266 gene encoding cysteine-rich receptor-like protein kinase 37, whose product is MDLQLHLIETITNDFSEDQKVGSGGYGDVYKAVYKGEEIAVKKLYPLQGLDDKQFHSELLNLTKVSHKNVVRLIGYCYESRHKYIKRNGETIWAKSMERVLCFEYMQGGSLEKHIADESCELDWPTCYNIIRGTCEGLNHLHSAPDNPIFHLDLKPANILLDKSMTPKIADLGLSRVFASSETHQTEIVKGTHGCMPPEYVAHGVISKKFDVFSFGVIIIKMVAGNTVYSRCSDMPPKEFIKLASENRTKRLQAMPGSYSSHEVDILRVTKCVEIALRCVDKDRDKRPCIKDIVQELEELEAEIQKMLPTSDLSEDLTLQRSRDTNVVSVDPTLEMRFLFEPRKDVSCCLQLTNKTDDFIAFNVKMNQTKYHARPSRGTMPPCSKRYIAITLRAQAAAPLNMRCHDMLLVQSTRIDQELASDHEEIDYQELFKAAMTDKVVDVVKLPIVYVTADQ
- the LOC123191330 gene encoding cysteine-rich receptor-like protein kinase 40; this translates as MDHASVVPSIAYHLLEQMTDGFSEDRELGRGTYGKVYLGLRANGEKIAVKMLHPILGLDDELFEKEYHNLEILQHKNVVRLVGYCNETRREYVPYNGKMVLGEVTHRALCFEYMQNGSLNDYLSDESSGHDWHTRYAIIKGISKGLKYLHEELEPPMFHLDLKPDNVLLDENCVPKIGDFGLSRLIDERTRITTSSVGTIGYLPPEYINHHVISNKLDIFSLGVIIIKIMGNWRNRLHAASVNALESYCIQVKTCIEMALTCVEVDRHKRPTIGNILNKLNETETASQFPDALLKDPGSTKNQESQQTHITEAEEKQEREVSETENCFGEVVDNYKLDKMERYMGKHKTREDRAREAWNLVDEHDKDNEVSRYVKGLKSLYGNGQSTLCHVYNATGDTLYQVANYDWSGHIGGAPYPATIGNGQWAAFHHIHRAGESSGSVAAVVYRGKNKHGQDKDYIVAWSTPCSFWHRNKIDWLPIFHPQIFLKWYATSLFEMCNRTAAHF